The nucleotide window TTTACCGAAATCAAGAGCCCAACCGATTGCAGTATCCTGATGTACCGGGACAATGTAGCTGATCTGTTATTACAGGCACAAGAGGTACAGGAGCAGTTAATTGCTGACTCCAAAGTGCTGCTAATCTCAGGCACAGCCCTTGCACAGAGCCCATCCCGTGAAGCCGTATTACAGGCACTAACGTATGCGAAAAAGCATGGCACGGTTATTGTGTTTGATCTGGACTATCGCCCATACACATGGACATCGGATGAAGAGACAGCGGTTTATTACAACCTCGCAGCCGAGAAATGCGATATCATCCTGGGCACACGTGAAGAGTTCGACATGATGGAAACATTCGACCACAATCCGGATCATAGCGATCAGGTGACTGCACAGAAATGGTTTGATTTCTCAGCGAACATCGTTGTAATCAAACACGGCAAGGAAGGGTCCATTGCTTATACGCGTGAAGGGCTTTCCCACCGTGCGGACAGCTATCCGGCAAAAGTAGTCAAAACGTTCGGCGCAGGCGACTCTTACGCGGCTGGGTTCCTGTATGGATTGATGCAGGGCTGGACAATTGAGCGCAGTATGGCGTATGGCAGTGGCGCAGCAAGTATCGTTATTTCAAGCCACAGCTGTTCGGATGCAATGCCAACGGTCGAACAGGTAAATGACTACATTGAACGTTGCAATCGGGGCGAGATTACCGTGTCCTGAAGCACGTTGCAATACTTTGAATAACGCACTCATGCAGATCTATAACAATGAAACAGTTGAATATAAGGGATCACACATAAGCGAAGGGAGACAGGGCTATGGGAAAAGGGATTTCTGAAGCGTCTGCAACAGCGACAATGGTACAAAACTGGATCGGAGGTGCCTGGGTAACCCCGGTGGCAACTCGTACGGAGCCGGTTGTGAATCCGGCTACAGAAGAAGTTATTGCACACGTGCCACTGTCTGAACAAGCAGACGTGGATCTGGCCGTACAGACGGCACGGGAAGCGTTCAAGTCCTGGAGCAGCACACCGGTTCCACGCCGTGCCCGTATTCTGTTCCGCTACCAGCAGTTGCTGGTTGAACATTGGGAAGAGCTCGCTCGCCTGGTGACACTGGAAAACGGTAAAAGTTATGCCGAAGCGTACGGCGAGGTATTGCGTGGCATTGAATGCGTCGAGTTCGCGGCTGGTGCCCCGAATCTGATGATGGGCAAACAACTGCCTGACATCGCTACAGGACTGGAGTCGGGCATGTACCGCTACCCAATCGGTGTTATTGGGGGAATTACCCCTTTCAACTTCCCGATGATGGTGCCGTGCTGGATGTTCCCGCTGGCTATTGCGTGCGGTAACACCTTTGTCCTGAAGCCGTCCGAGCGTACACCGCTGCTGGCAGGCCGCCTGGCAGAGCTGTTTAAGGAAGCAGGGCTTCCGGACGGCGTGCTCAACATCGTACACGGTGCACATGATGTCGTGAACGGGTTGCTGGAACATAAGGATGTTCAAGCGATCTCCTTTGTCGGATCACAACCTGTGGCTGAATACGTCTACACTACTGCATCCAAGCATGGCAAACGGGTACAGGCACTCGCAGGTGCCAAAAACCACTCCATCGTTATGCCGGACGCCGATCTGGATCTAACCGTGAAAGAGATTACCAGTGCAGCTTTTGGCTCAGCAGGGGAACGTTGCATGGCATGTGCGGTGGTTGTAGCTGTGGGTGATGTGGCTGACGAACTGGTACAAAAGCTGGTGGAAGCAGCAGACCGCATTACCATTGGTAACGGGATGGATGAGGGCGTGTTCCTCGGTCCAGTAATCCGTGGACCACATAAAGAGCGCACACTCAGTTACATTGAAGCTGGAGAGCAGGAAGGCGCGGCCTTGATCCGGGATGGACGTAAGGATCAGGCGACAAGTGAATCTGGTTATTTTGTGGGACCAACGGTATTCGACCAAGTTGAGAGCAATATGAAAATCTGGCAGGATGAGATCTTTGCTCCAGTACTCTCGGTGGCAAGAGTATCTACGCTAGAGGAAGCTGTGGAGCTTGCGAACCGTTCCGACTTTGCCAACGGGGCGTGTCTGTTCACTCGCAGCGGGGCGAGTATGCGTCAATTCCGTGAAACGATTGATGCGGGCATGTTGGGTATTAACCTTGGTGTACCTGCGCCAATGGCATTCTTCCCGTTTTCCGGGTGGAAGAAATCCTTCTACGGTGATCTGCATGCCAATGGCACGGATGGTGTTGAATTCTACACTCGCAAGAAGATGGTAACGGCGCGCTGGTAACAACCAGAGCATCACTCGGGCTAAGGGGAACGCTCAGCCCATATGGACGCACATAGGGAGGATAACGGAATGGGCAAGGACAAAGTGAGAATTGGTATCATCGGTGCTGGACGGATTGGTAAAATTCATGCAGACAATCTCCTGCGCAACCCGCATGCCGAGATTGTGGGAATCAGTGATTTGTTCGCGGGTCCTGAATTGGAGGCTTGGGCCTCCAGACGTGGTATTCCTGTTGTAACGACGGACAGCAACCAGTTGATCTCGATGCCTAATGTAGACGCGGTGCTGATCTGTTCTTCCACAGATACACATGTGCCGCTGATCGAACAGGCCGCCAAGGCAGGTAAACATATCTTCTGCGAGAAGCCGGTGAGCATGGATCTGGCACAGACCCAAGCAGCGGTAGCAGCGGTAGAGAAGGCTGGCGTGAAACTGCAAATCGGATTTAACCGCCGATTCGATCACAACTTCAGACGGGTACGTGCACATGTGCAGGATGGTACGATTGGTGATCCGCATATTATCAAAATTACGTCTCGTGACCCGAGTCCGCCGCCTGCGGAATACATCCGGGTGTCTGGTGGGATCTTCATGGACATGATGATTCACGATTTTGACATGGCTCGGTATCTGTCCGGCAGTGAAGTGGAAGAAGTGTATGCTCAGGGCAATGTGCTGATCAATCCGGTCTTTGCAGAACATGGCGATGTGGATACGGCGATTGTAACGATGACGTTTGCCAATGGAGCGATTGGTGTTATTGATAACAGCCGTCAGGCAGTGTACGGGTATGACCAGCGTGTTGAAGTATTCGGTTCGATGGGCAGCGCCGCAGCGGCGAATGATCATCCGAATACGGCTGAGATCAGTACAGCGACCGGGCTCATGCGCGACAAACCGTTACACTTTTTCCTGGAACGCTACAATGAAGCGTATGTGCAGGAGACAGCCCTCTTTATCGATGCAATCATCCATGATACACCAGTTATCGTAGATGGCCACGATGCAGTACAGGCAGAACGAATTGCGCTGGCAGCAAAACTGTCCATGGAGCAGGGAAGACCTGTGAAGCTGAGTGAAGTCCCTGGGGTGTCGCTGGAATCGCAAACGGCAACGCCATAGGTGGATTAATGAATAGAGATATTTTTTCCTCATAGTTATAGCTCTTATTTTTATAAGTATCAGATTGTTAAGGACGACTACAGAAAGGAGTGGATGACAAGATGTCAGAACGTATTGTGAAACCCGTGGTCAACCCGGAGGGGGACGGTACGCTTATAAACGTAACACCGGAGTCAGCTGGGTGGGAATATGTTGGTTTTCAGGTAGCGAAGTTGGCAGAAGGGGAGACGTTAACCCGTGAGAGCGGTGATCAGGAACTCTGTGTGGTGCTTCTCAGCGGTTTCGCCAATGTAAGTACCCGGGAGAACACATGGGATAATATCGGGAAAAGAATGAGTGTTTTCGAGAAAATTCCGCCGTATTCGGTCTACGTCTCAACTTCCGATCAAGTACAGATCACAGCACGTACCGAACTGGAAGTCGCTATATGTGTTGCACCCGGTAAAGGCACGTACCCTGCTCGTCTCATTGCACCCGAGGATGTAGGGGTAGAGGCGAGAGGATATGGCAATCTGGAACGCCAGATTCACAACATTTTGCCGGAACAAAAGGAAGCGGACAGTTTGCTCGTTGTTGAGGTATTCACGCCAGATGGGCATTGGTCTAGTTACCCGCCACATAAGCATGATCGGGACGCACTCCCGGATGAATCTTTGCTGGAAGAAACGTATTATTTCCGTGTGCAGCCTGAGCAGGGGTTTGCCATTCAGCGGATATACACGGATGATCGTTCTGTGGACGAGACGCTTGCAGTGAAGAACGGTGAAGTGGTGCTTGTTCCGGACGGGTATCATCCGGTAGGTGCTCCTCCGGGGTATGAGGTGTACTACTTGAACGTAATGGCTGGACCAACCCGGACTTGGAAATTCCATAACGACCCTGACCATGAGTGGTTGATGAAAAAGTAAAACAGTTCATGCTACGCGCATTGTGCTGGCTTCAAGTTGCGTATGCAGACTTCCCCCTGCATAATGAGAAGAGAACAATTATCTATGTATAACGAAACTTATATATAGCACAAATGGGGAACAACAATGAAAGCAACCATATACGATATCGCACGCGAGGCAGGTGTATCCATTGCAACCGTCTCGCAGGTCATTAATGGAAAAGGCAAGATCAGTGAAAAGCGGCGCGCCGAGATTATGGAGATCATGGAACGCCTCCACTATCAACCCAGCGCGATTGCAGCCGCACTTACAGGTAAGCAGACGTATACATTAGGACTGCTTGTACCGGACATATCCAACCCGTATTTTGCAGAACTCGCGAGAGCGGTAGAGGATCGAAGCCGTCAATTGGGCTACAGCGTAGTCATCTGCAGTACGGATAATAAGGACGAGCGGGTAGAGCGTTACCTGAATCTGCTCCAGCAAAAAAGGGTAGATGGCATGATGATCGGAACCGGAATCGATAATGCCGAAATTTTGTCACCTCTTTTGCAGCAGTCCATACCTGTGGCCTTGATTGCCCGACATATGCCATCCCTATCCGTGCATACAGTCACCATTGATGACATTCTCGGTGGAAGACTCGCAGCGGAACATCTACTTGAACTTGGCCACACCCGTGTAGCGGTGCTGTCTGAACCGTCCAAAGTCAGCAGCAGTCAGGAACGTGTACATGGATTCCGTGAAACACTGATTAAGGCTGGCTATACGCTGGAACCAAATCAGATCCGAGAATCGGCAGCTGATCTGAGCTCGGCCAAAAAAGAGGCGCTACTGCTGCTCGGTGAGATCGATCATCCCACAGGCTTGTTCTGCTGTAATGACATTCAGGCTATTGGCGCACTTCAGGCAGCCAAAGAGCTGGGGCTACGCGTGCCAGAGGATGTGTCCATTATCGGATTCGATAACACCATTCTGGCCTCGGTAACCAGTCCACCGCTTACGACTGTTGCTCAGCCGATTGAAGATCTGGGACATCGCGCTGTAGATCTGTTAATTGAAGAGTTGAAGGATGAGCGTAAAGAACCGCAGAAGATTGTGCTGAAGCCGGAACTCGTTATCCGTGATTCAGCAGGCCGTGTATTGGGCTGAAAATAATGAGGTTTCCAGCATACGCTAACCAGCCGTGAGGCCAAGCTTAATTGAGTCATATCTTTTATTCGGATACGGGTGCCGTTTCATCTCTCATTTTGAATATGTAACATAACAACGTAACAAACAAGCCGCGTTCCCCCAATGGGAGAACGCGGCTTGTTGATTTAAATCTTGAACTTTTTCACTTCTTCAGCGAGCGTATTGGCTTGTTGAGCCAGTTCATTGGAGCGCTCCGAGATACTTGTAATGTAATTGAACTGTTCCTGCGTAGAAGAAGCAACCTCTTCTGTGGAAGCGGCGCTCTGTTCCGACATGGCCGCTACACTGGAGATCACTTCAGCGATCTTGCCAGAGCTGTTATCCAGTTCAGTTGTTGCGGATGATACTTGCAGCAGCTGATTGTCGATGCCTTCAATGGATTGCTTGATTCGCATAAACGAGTTGCGCATCTCATGCACCGCAGCCACCTGCTGCTCAATACCATGTTCAGCAGAATCGACTTCACTCACACTTTGGCGGCTAGCTGCCTGGATTTCATTCAACAATACGATGATGTCCTGAGCAGAGCCTGCAGATTGTTCAGCCAGTTTGCGTACTTCCTCGGCAACCACTGCGAACCCACGTCCATGTTCACCCGCTCTGGCCGCTTCAATGGAAGCGTTCAGGGCAAGCAGGTTGGTCTGGGAGGCGATACCTTGAATCATGCTGACGATGCTTTCAATCTTCTGTGACTTATCTGCGAGTAGGGAGATCGATTCACCTACACGGTCAATCGATTGGCGGTTGCCATCCGAAAGTTCGACCTGGTGATCCACCGCCTGTAGTCCAACCAACATGGCTTCTCCTGCCTCACGCATCATCGTTACGGACTGTTCTACACTGCGATTAATACCGCCCACACTATTGCTCATCTCCGACAGACGGCTTGAGCCATCATACACGGATTCAGCCTGTGTACTGGAGCCTCGGGCGAGTTCATCGGTGGCAATGGAGATCTGCTCCGCGATGCGCTTGGTGTTGTCCGTATGCTCATGCATCTCACCCGAGATACTTTGTACGCGATCAGCAGAGGCCGTTACTTGTCTGAACAGCGTGCTAAGCTGATCTGACATCTGATTGAATGCCATGCCGAGCTCAGCGAACTCATCTTTGCCTTTGATCTGAACCCGTCCTGTAAAATCACCACTCGACATCTGGCGGGACGTTCCATGCAGACTTTTCAGCGGCTTGATGAAGAGTGTTGCGATCCAATAGGCACCTGCCAGCACAACAAGCAACGTAATACCGATAATCAGAATGTAGTTGTTGCGCAATTCATAATACTCAGCGTAGGCCAGCTTCTCGGAGATGATGGAGCCTACAGCCCAGCCAGTGCTTGGAATCTGATGATAGAACAACAGATATTTCTCATCATTGTATTGGAAGGGCTTCTGACCTGACGGATTCGCCTGCATGTCTGCCAGCAGCGGGTTTAACTCCGTATTATCAGCGGCTGAGGTATTCACGAGTTTATCGTCAGGGTGAGCCAAAAGCAGCCCATTTTTATCGATTAAAAAGCTATAGCCCAACCCATCCAGGTTTATTTTCCCCACGGTATCGGTAAGTGTAGAGAGCAACAAGTCGCCTGCGACAACCCCTTGCATTGTGCCTTCTTTGTTTTGAACCGGCATGGCAATCGATACCGCATATTGCTCCGACATCATATCCAGATAAGGATCAGAGTATGTCAACTGATTGGTTTGCTTCGCTTCTTGGTACCATGGACGCTGTCTTGGGTCATAATCTGCATCGGGAGTCCAGTCTGAACCATTCATGAAGCTGCCGTCCTGCTCTGAACCGTAATACAGATCCGACAGACTCTCTTGGTTACTGCCTAGCTTCATAATGTTAAAGTATTCTTCCGTGAGTTCCCCTTCAGGCACGCCTTCCTGGATGACAAAACCCAACGTTTCGATGACTTTGGCATTGCTACTGATCCAGCCATCCAACTGATTTGCCGAAGAGGCCATTAAGCCATTTAATTTGGAGTCAACATTACGTGTGGCTTGTTTTTCGGTTTGAACCAAACCAAGGGAGGCCAGTGGCAGTGCAGTAATCAACACAGCGGCCAGAAACATAATCATTAATTTCGGTTTGAGCTTCATTCCAATTCCCCCTAGCATTTTACAATTACATGCCTATACTTCTTCAAATAACATATTATCGTGTGTGGCGAGTATGATGTTCCAAGCTGATTTGTTGATCATGCTCACGTGTTGAAACAAGCCGAGTATTGCTTAGGGATGTCATGGATGTGTAAGAATGAATGGAGCTTATGAAGTATATCGTCATTTTTAGTTCAAATTTTAGCTAATCGAACAAGTTAGTTAGCGAGTATAGAATTATATTTTGTCCACCAACATTGAAAGCGTATTTATAAAATGCAGTTCTTCTATAATTGTTTATATGCACTTTGTGTTGCCGTTCAAGCATTATCAATAATTATAGTTTAGACAAAAACGTTATCGAAATAGAAGGAAAGGAACTGGAAATGAGATTGGAACAGAAAGATTGAGATGATATACTAAGAAGTATCATTAATTACCATTTCATATATGTTTTGTAGTGTGTGGAGGAGAGAGGTATGATTAAAAATATTAAAATCATTATGGGTATCGCCACGATTATTGTTGTTGTAGCTTTTGCAGTGCGTATGTATACCTCGGGTCAATATACTATGTATATCCCCAGCAAACATACGACGTTTAGAGCAGAGGTTACAGATCATATGAGTATGCTGGATAGATTGGATCGACTGACAATTAGGAAAATTTCAAGTGCAGATCCGTATAATGAAGAAGATGCAGTGACGATTACAGATCCCACAGAGATTAGAGATATGCTGGAGCTATTGAAGGATGTTGAACTTAAAAGAGTACGGGAATTCGACGTTTCCGAAAGGAGTCCATATTACTATGAATGGCGACTTACCATTAATAAGGAAGGTCGATTTACCGATGGATTCGGATTAACATTCTATAATGAGCATGCCGTTTCAATCTATAGTGGGTACAAGACACGAGACCGATCTCAAGATTACGAAATTACTAATGAGCTTAATATAAATGAGATGGAGCGCCTTTTTGAAAAACTGAAGGAGGAGCAAACGTGACCAAGACCAACTATTATGTACGCCCGATTGAGGAACAGGATATCCCCTTTCTGTGGGAGATGTTATACGCGTCCCTGCACACACGAGAAGGTGATGAACCTATCCAACTCGAAAGTGTACATACTCCTGAGCTATCCAAATATGTTGAAGACTGGGGAAGAGAAGGGGATTTTGGGTATGTTGCGGTAGACCAGCATGGTAAGAAATCAGGTTCAATAACATTACGATTCTATACGGATCAGAATGCGGGTTACGGTTATGTGAATGCAGCTACGCCAGAGATGGGGATGGCTGTAATTGAAGATGCACGTGGAAAAGGCGTAGGCACCTTACTGCTTCAGACTGCACTGGATGAAGCCAAACGGCGGGGAATTGAAGCAGTCTCGCTCAGTGTAGACCCGGATAACGAAGCGATTCGCTTATATAGGCGGTTAGGGTTCGTGGAGGAAAGCTTCTGTGGTACATCGGTAACGATGGTACGTGTAAGTAGTCTGGAATCTTATATGGTCTGCGATCTTTCTACGGAGTATGAAAAACGGAATAAGTAAAAGCATTACTGAATAAGAAAAAGGCGCTCCCTCATGGGAAACGCCTCTTTCTTTTGCCACGTATAGCACATACAATATTATATTTAAACTTACGCTGTACTATCTCGTTTTATTTCAACAAAAATGCCAAAGCCTCATCATACGTTTCCCATTGGAATTCAGTCTGATGAGCCGATTCTTTGGAAATCCGATTCAATTGCATTTTGGCGATTGCACCCCCTACGGCTACACTGGCCCGCTTCATACCCCACGCTGTCAGTAATTTCTGATGCTCTACAATTTTTTCTTTTGTATCCTGAGGGAATGCCTTCATGCTTCGCATATCGACTAGCACATCAAACGAATTTCCCAATTGCTCCGCTAATCTCTGGATTTCTGTATTCGCTTGTTCGACATGTTCAGGGGAGACAATACCTTCCCAAGTAATTTCAATAATAGATTTAGTTGAATCCAAACGTCTAACAGACATGTAGGCAACTCCTCGATAATAAAATGATATGTATGATATGAGACTATAAGCCTATTAATTATACCTTTTTATAGCACGAATGAAAACTTAAATCCTAATTAATTGGTTCTTATGAACTACTTCTTCCTAGTGAAGTTAAATTCAGGGATTGCTTCCATATCGTCAATTGAAAGGAAGTTGAATAGCTAAAAAGCCGCCCCGAGTATGAACTCCAGACGGCTTCTACAAAGGTGACACGATAAAGTTAAGATAACTACGTAAGCTAGAATCCAATCTTCAAACTGTTACCTTCCGTCGCTACACCTTTGGAAAGGGAAATGCTCAGCTTTTGTTCTGCCGAGAAACCAAGTGTTTCCCCGTCATGCAGCGTGACGTCGTTTTCAACCACATACGTTGTGGTCATGAACATCATCTCAAATACATCGCTTAAGGACTCCGACGATTGCATAATCTCCATCTCTTCTTTGCCAAAGTTACGTAGTCCGTAAGTGTAAGCTGAAGCGCCTTCGACATTCTGATATAATCCGATGAAAATCCAGAGCGAGACGGGTAACTCATCATGCTTGATTCCACGGCTGGTCTCCACATATTGACTGGCTTCGACAACAAGCGGGGCCATGTATATTGCCAGCGCGTGATCCAACTGTAATAAGGCACTCGCTGTCTGAGTGAACAGAACATGTCCCTCAATAGCATTTGTTGCGTTCAGAACAGAGACAATAATCTGTGACTGGTGCCGTGAGGTAACTTGCTCCGCTTCTCGCCAAAGGATGTTGAGTTTGGCATTCTCCTCAACTTCACGGTCAGGCACAGGGGCGGCAATGTGAGCACATACCACCTGCATCCCATTCACTTCAAAAAAGAGATTGCCCTCCTCCGGGCGTTCTTCAATCTCGACATCCCATTCGTTCTTCATGTTCCTGATGAAGAGGTCAAAATCACAATCGTCACGCTCCAGCAGGACAAAACCCACGATGGTTTCATTGTAATTCGTCGATTCGACAGCACCACCTGCAGGTACCTTCTCCTTTTTGCGCCGCCGAAGCTTGTCAAACAATCCCATGACATGTTCTCCTTTCAATTCCAGAACGATTCTGGTCATTGTACACTGCTATCTATTCACTACCTTACCATAAAGGAGTTAACATGAATCGATGCAATGCACCATTCGACAGAAATTACAGGAACAGAACTAGCAACAATGCAATGATCGCAGGTAATCCTTGCTTAATAATGATGGAACGTGAAGAAGTAGCCCCTCCATAGAGAGCCGCGATAATCACACACGCGAGGAAGAAAATCTGAATATGCTGTCCGACGGCAGCATCCGGATATACGAGTCCCCAGATCAGACCTGCCGCAAGAAATCCATTGTAAAGACCTTGATTGGCCGCGAGAGATTTGGTGGATTTGGCGAATTCCGGCGTGAGATTAAAGGTTTTCATTGTGCGTGGACGAGTCCACATAAACATCTCCATCACCATGATATAGATGTGTTCGACAGCTACAAGAGCTACAAAAATGATACTAATCAAAGGAAACACCTTACTTTCTGATATGTAATTTATTTACTTGTCTATCTTAGTATAGATGTTTGCGACGAGAACGGAAAGAGTAAAAATAATTTGTAACAATTTAATTGTGTATTATTTAAATGATTTATCATTTTCCAAGTGCGTTATGATGTTGAAAATAAAAAAATGGATACAAAGGTAAGCATACGCCGATTGTCGAAAATCCATTCATTGGGTAATAATGAACAATAAAGAAGCAATATTGCTAAGGAAAGAGAGGCGATTACTATGGGAACTGTTCAATTCGTCTTGTTGGCTGATGATCCATCCACATTTGTGACACGAGTTATCCCTTTTATCGACATCGAGCTTGCGGGAATTCCGGGTGACCGTCACTATGGTTTGCTCCGTCCGGCGGACTCCCGTCAGAAGGTCTACAAGCGTGGCACACCGATTGCGAATCGCCGCCAGATCAGTATTGTGTCTGAGGAAGAATGTGCTCTTATTGCTGAGAAAATGAACATTCCTGAAGTGCGTCCAGAGTGGCTTGGTGCCAATATGCTGATCCGTGGCATTGATCGATTGACTGAATTGCCTGCTGGAACGCGGCTTCTATTTCCGAACGGTACGGGGTTAATATGCGAAGGAGAGAATCTTCCTTGTGTGCATCCGCGAAAAATGATTGAGCAATTCTACGAACAGGACGGTTTGCGCAAAAAGTTCGTGCCAGCCGCTCGCAAAAAACGTGGAATCGTCTGCTCGGTTGAACGGGAAGGTGTAATCCACACGGGGGATACCATCGAAGTCATTCGCCTGTCCTGATTTTCAGGACAGGTTTTTTAATTCATCAGCCCATAGCGCTCGCCATTCGGTTGTTTAGAGTGTATATACTACTCTGGTGTGCTGCTGATTTCACTTTATTTAGGCTCTCTGAACAACAATGCCCGCACAGCAAAACGGGGTAAAATGAG belongs to Paenibacillus sp. FSL H8-0079 and includes:
- the iolC gene encoding 5-dehydro-2-deoxygluconokinase, with amino-acid sequence MTYVSFPVSRKKDFTAIGRLCIDLNANEINRPMEETMTFTKYVGGSPANITIGMSRLGMETAFIGKIANDQMGRFIHSYLEKNGIDTSNVVTDDTGAVTGLAFTEIKSPTDCSILMYRDNVADLLLQAQEVQEQLIADSKVLLISGTALAQSPSREAVLQALTYAKKHGTVIVFDLDYRPYTWTSDEETAVYYNLAAEKCDIILGTREEFDMMETFDHNPDHSDQVTAQKWFDFSANIVVIKHGKEGSIAYTREGLSHRADSYPAKVVKTFGAGDSYAAGFLYGLMQGWTIERSMAYGSGAASIVISSHSCSDAMPTVEQVNDYIERCNRGEITVS
- a CDS encoding CoA-acylating methylmalonate-semialdehyde dehydrogenase, which encodes MGKGISEASATATMVQNWIGGAWVTPVATRTEPVVNPATEEVIAHVPLSEQADVDLAVQTAREAFKSWSSTPVPRRARILFRYQQLLVEHWEELARLVTLENGKSYAEAYGEVLRGIECVEFAAGAPNLMMGKQLPDIATGLESGMYRYPIGVIGGITPFNFPMMVPCWMFPLAIACGNTFVLKPSERTPLLAGRLAELFKEAGLPDGVLNIVHGAHDVVNGLLEHKDVQAISFVGSQPVAEYVYTTASKHGKRVQALAGAKNHSIVMPDADLDLTVKEITSAAFGSAGERCMACAVVVAVGDVADELVQKLVEAADRITIGNGMDEGVFLGPVIRGPHKERTLSYIEAGEQEGAALIRDGRKDQATSESGYFVGPTVFDQVESNMKIWQDEIFAPVLSVARVSTLEEAVELANRSDFANGACLFTRSGASMRQFRETIDAGMLGINLGVPAPMAFFPFSGWKKSFYGDLHANGTDGVEFYTRKKMVTARW
- the iolG gene encoding inositol 2-dehydrogenase; its protein translation is MGKDKVRIGIIGAGRIGKIHADNLLRNPHAEIVGISDLFAGPELEAWASRRGIPVVTTDSNQLISMPNVDAVLICSSTDTHVPLIEQAAKAGKHIFCEKPVSMDLAQTQAAVAAVEKAGVKLQIGFNRRFDHNFRRVRAHVQDGTIGDPHIIKITSRDPSPPPAEYIRVSGGIFMDMMIHDFDMARYLSGSEVEEVYAQGNVLINPVFAEHGDVDTAIVTMTFANGAIGVIDNSRQAVYGYDQRVEVFGSMGSAAAANDHPNTAEISTATGLMRDKPLHFFLERYNEAYVQETALFIDAIIHDTPVIVDGHDAVQAERIALAAKLSMEQGRPVKLSEVPGVSLESQTATP
- the iolB gene encoding 5-deoxy-glucuronate isomerase; amino-acid sequence: MSERIVKPVVNPEGDGTLINVTPESAGWEYVGFQVAKLAEGETLTRESGDQELCVVLLSGFANVSTRENTWDNIGKRMSVFEKIPPYSVYVSTSDQVQITARTELEVAICVAPGKGTYPARLIAPEDVGVEARGYGNLERQIHNILPEQKEADSLLVVEVFTPDGHWSSYPPHKHDRDALPDESLLEETYYFRVQPEQGFAIQRIYTDDRSVDETLAVKNGEVVLVPDGYHPVGAPPGYEVYYLNVMAGPTRTWKFHNDPDHEWLMKK
- a CDS encoding LacI family DNA-binding transcriptional regulator; this encodes MKATIYDIAREAGVSIATVSQVINGKGKISEKRRAEIMEIMERLHYQPSAIAAALTGKQTYTLGLLVPDISNPYFAELARAVEDRSRQLGYSVVICSTDNKDERVERYLNLLQQKRVDGMMIGTGIDNAEILSPLLQQSIPVALIARHMPSLSVHTVTIDDILGGRLAAEHLLELGHTRVAVLSEPSKVSSSQERVHGFRETLIKAGYTLEPNQIRESAADLSSAKKEALLLLGEIDHPTGLFCCNDIQAIGALQAAKELGLRVPEDVSIIGFDNTILASVTSPPLTTVAQPIEDLGHRAVDLLIEELKDERKEPQKIVLKPELVIRDSAGRVLG
- a CDS encoding methyl-accepting chemotaxis protein, producing the protein MKLKPKLMIMFLAAVLITALPLASLGLVQTEKQATRNVDSKLNGLMASSANQLDGWISSNAKVIETLGFVIQEGVPEGELTEEYFNIMKLGSNQESLSDLYYGSEQDGSFMNGSDWTPDADYDPRQRPWYQEAKQTNQLTYSDPYLDMMSEQYAVSIAMPVQNKEGTMQGVVAGDLLLSTLTDTVGKINLDGLGYSFLIDKNGLLLAHPDDKLVNTSAADNTELNPLLADMQANPSGQKPFQYNDEKYLLFYHQIPSTGWAVGSIISEKLAYAEYYELRNNYILIIGITLLVVLAGAYWIATLFIKPLKSLHGTSRQMSSGDFTGRVQIKGKDEFAELGMAFNQMSDQLSTLFRQVTASADRVQSISGEMHEHTDNTKRIAEQISIATDELARGSSTQAESVYDGSSRLSEMSNSVGGINRSVEQSVTMMREAGEAMLVGLQAVDHQVELSDGNRQSIDRVGESISLLADKSQKIESIVSMIQGIASQTNLLALNASIEAARAGEHGRGFAVVAEEVRKLAEQSAGSAQDIIVLLNEIQAASRQSVSEVDSAEHGIEQQVAAVHEMRNSFMRIKQSIEGIDNQLLQVSSATTELDNSSGKIAEVISSVAAMSEQSAASTEEVASSTQEQFNYITSISERSNELAQQANTLAEEVKKFKI
- a CDS encoding GNAT family N-acetyltransferase; protein product: MTKTNYYVRPIEEQDIPFLWEMLYASLHTREGDEPIQLESVHTPELSKYVEDWGREGDFGYVAVDQHGKKSGSITLRFYTDQNAGYGYVNAATPEMGMAVIEDARGKGVGTLLLQTALDEAKRRGIEAVSLSVDPDNEAIRLYRRLGFVEESFCGTSVTMVRVSSLESYMVCDLSTEYEKRNK
- a CDS encoding DUF4261 domain-containing protein — translated: MGLFDKLRRRKKEKVPAGGAVESTNYNETIVGFVLLERDDCDFDLFIRNMKNEWDVEIEERPEEGNLFFEVNGMQVVCAHIAAPVPDREVEENAKLNILWREAEQVTSRHQSQIIVSVLNATNAIEGHVLFTQTASALLQLDHALAIYMAPLVVEASQYVETSRGIKHDELPVSLWIFIGLYQNVEGASAYTYGLRNFGKEEMEIMQSSESLSDVFEMMFMTTTYVVENDVTLHDGETLGFSAEQKLSISLSKGVATEGNSLKIGF
- a CDS encoding DUF1304 domain-containing protein — protein: MISIIFVALVAVEHIYIMVMEMFMWTRPRTMKTFNLTPEFAKSTKSLAANQGLYNGFLAAGLIWGLVYPDAAVGQHIQIFFLACVIIAALYGGATSSRSIIIKQGLPAIIALLLVLFL
- a CDS encoding MOSC domain-containing protein; translation: MGTVQFVLLADDPSTFVTRVIPFIDIELAGIPGDRHYGLLRPADSRQKVYKRGTPIANRRQISIVSEEECALIAEKMNIPEVRPEWLGANMLIRGIDRLTELPAGTRLLFPNGTGLICEGENLPCVHPRKMIEQFYEQDGLRKKFVPAARKKRGIVCSVEREGVIHTGDTIEVIRLS